One window from the genome of Bufo bufo chromosome 4, aBufBuf1.1, whole genome shotgun sequence encodes:
- the LOC120999955 gene encoding oocyte zinc finger protein XlCOF6-like produces the protein MTNQGEDLTDIKVEDTEERMMGDPLCKSEVEEDIPGDVTTENPCEKLEGNIMLSLDYKEDEDTMQRSSGENFITCNVHPGLHSAESANNSPKNEELSNDQSQIFPSPNLSYNHPKHEESSPDQSQIITPNIRQKRGKRFNCEEHGKQFRYKLELSIHRSHTGDKPYSCSECGKCFPYKSLLLRHEKIHTGEKPYSCSECGKCFNKKSSLDQHKRLHTGEKPYSCSECEKCFNQKSSLDQHKRIHTGEKPYSCSECRKCFTKKSYLDNHKRIHTGEKPYSCSECGKCVTNKSSLEQHKRIHTGEKPYSCSECGKCFNKKSSFDQHKRLHTGEKPYSCSECEKCFNQKSSLDQHKRIHTGEKPYSCSECGKCFNNKSSFDQHKRLHTGEKPYSCSECEKCFNQKSSLDQHKRIHTGEKPFSCSECGKCFTEKKSLTIHQRIHTGEKPFSCSECGKCFIRKSNLNKHKIIHTRDKLYSCLECGKCFADNSYLVAHQRIHTGEKPYSCSECGKCFNHKSSLNQHKRIHTGEKPYSCSECGKCFTEKKSLTIHQRNHTGEKPFSCSECGKCFTEKRSLTIHQRIHTGEKTFSCSECGKCFNQKSNLDQHNRIHTGEKPYSCSECGKCFGHKSDILKHERSHTGVKPYSCLECRKCFIKKSHLDHHKRIHTGEKPYSCSECGKYFNHKSSLDLHKKIHTGEKPYSCSECGKCFIEKRCLTTHLRIHTGERPFLCSECGKCFVRKSNLHQHKRIHTGEKPYSCSECGKCFTDKSYLVAHQRIHTGEKPYSCSECGRCFNQKSSLVQHKRIHTGEKPYSCSECGKSFTDKRSLTTHQRSHTGEKPFSCSECGNCFAKKLSLDLHKRIHRGEKTC, from the coding sequence AAAATCCCTGTGAGAAGCTTGAAGGAAACATCATGTTATCTCTAGATTATAAAGAAGATGAAGATACCatgcagcgctcttcaggagaaaacttCATTACCTgtaatgtacatccaggacttcacagtgCAGAGTCAGCAAATAATTCCCCCAAGAATGAGGAACTTTCTAATGACCAATCACAGATTTTCCCAAGTCCAAATCTATCATATAATCATCCTAAACatgaggaatcttctcctgaccaatcacagattatTACTCCAAATATAAGGCAGAAACGGGGTAAAAGGTTTAATTGTGAGGAACATGGAAAACAGTTCAGATATAAGTTAGAGCTTTCTATAcacagaagtcacacaggagacaagccatattcatgttcagaatgtgggaaatgttttccaTATAAAtcactgcttttaagacatgagaaaattcacacaggagagaagccgtattcatgttcagaatgtgggaaatgttttaacaagAAGTCAAGTCTTGATCAACACAAAAgacttcacacaggagagaagccatattcttgttcagaatgtgaaaaatgcTTTAACCAAAAATCAAGCCTTGACCAACATAAGAgaatccacacaggagagaagccatattcttgtTCGGAGTGTAGGAAATGTTTTACCAAGAAATCATATCTTGATAATcataaaagaattcacacaggagagaagccatattcatgttcagaatgtgggaagtgtgttACCAATAAATCAAGTCTTGAacaacataagagaattcacacaggagagaagccctattcatgttcagaatgtgggaaatgttttaacaagAAGTCAAGTTTTGATCAACACAAAAgacttcacacaggagagaagccatattcttgttcagaatgtgagaaatgcttTAACCAGAAATCAAGCCTTGATCAACATAAGAgaatccacacaggagagaagccctattcatgttcagaatgtggaaaatgttttaacaaTAAGTCAAGTTTTGATCAACACAAAAgacttcacacaggagagaagccatattcttgttcagaatgtgagaaatgcttTAACCAGAAATCAAGCCTTGATCAACATAAGAGAatacacacaggagagaagccattttcatgttcagaatgtggaaaatgtttcacagaaaaaaaaagtcttactATACATCAACGAATTCATACAGGAgaaaaaccattttcatgttcagaatgtggtaaatgctTTATCAGGAAATCAAATCTTAATAAACATAAGATAATTCATACAAGAGACAAGCTATATTCATGTTTAGAGTGTGGTAAATGTTTTGCAGATAATTCATATCTGgttgcacatcagagaattcacacaggggaaaagccatattcatgttcagaatgtgggaaatgttttaaccacaAATCAAGTCTTAATCAACacaaaagaattcacacaggagaaaagccttattcatgttcagaatgtggaaaatgtttcacagaaaaaaaaagtcttactATACATCaacgaaatcacacaggagaaaaaccattttcatgttcagaatgtgggaaatgtttcacagAAAAACGAAGTCTTACTATACATCaacgaattcacacaggagaaaaaacattttcatgttcagaatgtgggaaatgctttaaccAGAAATCAAACCTTGATCAACATAATAgaatccacacaggagagaagccgtattcatgttcagaatgtgggaaatgttttggacATAAATCAGACATTTTaaaacatgagagaagtcacacaggagtgaagccgtattcatgtttggagtgtaggaaatgttttattaagaaatcacatcttgatcaccataaaagaattcacacaggagagaagccatattcatgttcagaatgtgggaaatactTTAACCACAAATCAAGCCTTGATCTACAtaaaaaaattcacacaggagagaagccatattcatgttcagaatgtgggaaatgtttcatagAAAAAAGATGTCTTACTACACatctgagaattcacacaggagagagaccatttttatgttcagaatgtgggaaatgctttgttAGGAAATCAAATCTTCATCagcataagagaattcacacaggagagaagccatattcatgttcagagtgtggtaaatgttttacagataaatcatatCTGgttgcacatcagagaattcacacaggagaaaaaccatattcatgttcagaatgtgggagatGCTTTAATCAGAAATCAAGCCTTGTTCaacataaaagaattcacacaggagagaagccatattcatgttcagaatgtgggaaaagtttcaCAGATAAAAGAAGTCTTACtacacatcagagaagtcacacaggagagaaaccattttcatgttcagaatgtgggaactgCTTTGCCAAGAAATTAAGTCTTGATCTACATAAGAGAATCCACAGAGGGGAGAAGACATGTTGA